A segment of the Triticum urartu cultivar G1812 chromosome 1, Tu2.1, whole genome shotgun sequence genome:
GGTGCTGGTTGATAACAAAATTGTATGTAACCTTCGACATAAAAGCCGAGTATTTCCGTGCCTATTTCCACTAGTAATCAATGCACATGATATTATCATATTAGACAAGACATTAATTGCATTTCTTGTTAGTAGTATATTAGGCAGATATTAACTGCATCTTTGATATTAGTCGGATATTAATTGCATTTCTTGTTAGTAGAATGTAATTACTTGATTAGCACTGATATTAGCACCCTGTTCGGCAGCTCTCCGCTCCGCCCACTCCGGAGCGGGCCGCGACCTATTTTCTTGGAGTAGCTGATGGGTCGCTCCGTCCGCTCCGTGGAGCTGGATGACTGCCAAACAGGCGCTAGGTATATGTTTTAACCAGAGCAAGGTGCTGAACACATTAATTACTTGATTAGCACTGATATTAGGTATGTTTTAACCAGAGCAAGGTGCTGAACACATTAATTACTTGATTAGCACTGATATTAGGTATGTTTTAACCAGAGCAAGGTGCTAAACACATTAATGAAAACACGCATGGTGCTAAACATGTTTAGCGCTAAACACCGAAGGGTGAGATATGTTGGATCTTTGCAACTCgttctttttatattggtatatgGTGGGGTGTTTAAAAGTATAGATATAGATGAAAGTTCAATACAAATCGGAGGATCTCCCTATAAACATGACAGCACTAAACATGACAATCGTCAAAGGCAAACACACACCAACAGCATACTCTTATTTTTGGCGACCAACAACATACATGACAACAGAGACGTAACTACAGTTTTTATTCGAACAAGCACATATGCCTGTTCACCATCTCACCGAGGCGAAACGATATGGGTTTCCACAGTACAGCCCAGTCTGCCAGATCTCCATGCAACAGCAGAAATGTGCAGCTAAAATTAGCCGCAGCAGCACAAGGACTCCATGCAGCACTCGCAGGTCTCGTAGCAGCAGAAGCAACAGCACAGTGTAAACAGGCTGCAAGCGACAGGCTTCCAATGTAAAATCCACAGTTGTTAACCAGAAACCGGTGCCAGATTAAGTATCAGAAGTAATTTGTAACTTGAACTGAGATTCGCTGCATAATTCATAGTGAAATATCTGAAAATTACTTGCATCTTGGGGTGATCTCAGACTGATTTGATGGTATAATTAAATTCTCTGTGATGCAGTGCGAAAGACAAGATCCAGCCGAAGCTGCATGAAGATGACCAGTAACTACTACCACTTGCCAACAGGATATCATTTTCCATTTTATCTAATGAGCCAAAGGTTTGGGTCACTTGTTTGGTGGATATCCCTTTCAGGAATAAAGGTGAAAGATCACTTCCTACCTCCCTGAATGGCAGTCCCTCACCAAACTGGGGCCTTATTGACGGTAGGTGCTGGAAATGTTTTGGAAGAAAGCTTTGCCGGCAAGGAAGTAATGTACCCCACCCCGATTAAATCACTGAAATGAGGAAGGAAGTTGAATCATGAGGCTAATTAGTTTCTCTGGGAAAACAAAGCTTTGTAAGCCCAAGAGCACCTTTTGCATTTCCGGGCTATTGTCAAGGAGCCATCCTAAATTTTTAGACTTTGTACCCACATCATTTTCACCATGTTCTGAATCCTATAATAACACAATAAAAGTTCAATTAAAAACTTAAAATACTTTTGTACCAAATGCGTGACGTTTGCTAGGGCCTCTCTGATTTGTAGGATTtcaaactaagaaaaatgaaGAAACTGGATGCCATGCCATGTTGAATTCACATGAAGTAAAAACACAGAAATATGTAGTGTAGCACAGGTTGTCTGATTGCACCACATGAAAAACACAGAATGTAGGCATAGTGTTTGCCATAGTTTTCACTGAAAATAAGAATAATTTCCATGAGGTTGGACTAGGTGGAAATTTTCCTTTGAAATTGCATGCAAAGCAGTCTATAGGAAAAATTCATATATTCTCAAGAACATTTCCGAAGAAGCATAATCCTCCAAACTTCCTATGAAATTCCTTTGAATTAAAGAGGCCCTAAATCATACTGATTCTTTTTCTTTCATACACAGTTAGGTACTGCTAACTCTTAGGTTTAATAACAAGATACGGGACTCGGGAAATATGAGAAAGGTAAACGACGTAAACTGCCTACCTAGTTTGTTAGAATGATCGTGTGACACATAAACTAGTATTCTGGCGTATGTTAGAATGATCGCGTGACACATAAATCTTGTCTATGTTACTTGTTGCATCAAACAGGTTATTGACAAGTCAGAAATACATAATACTCCCTGGTTGTACTAAAGCAGCGtcaattaatatggatcggagggagtactatttttATAAAGAACTTCGACGCCACGAGCAATATCATGCAAATTTACTctattttttaaaataaaattAAATAAATACTAAAAATTCACTAAGGTGGCCTTATACACCTTAAGGCAAGTTCAAAATCAGAGTGATTCCTCATTGCAGAATACGTCAACAAGAACTCGACCAAAATGCATATTTAACAATTAACAGAGTAACAAGAGTTATCCATAACTATAACAGAACAGAAAGGTTACCATGCATATAAGCAACCTTTCTCCTCATGGCGCTTCTGAACATGATCATAGTAGGACATGTCCTGCTTACTCGGAGGGTTGTCCATCTTGATGTATATCTCTACACAAGTATCTAAGTACACCAAAAGAGAAGAAAAGGACTATGAGCAGAACAAAGGAGGAAAATATATGGAGTGGACAGTGGCTATCTGTATGGGTGTGAGACCTTTTATAGACCAACTCAAGATTGCAATGTGTCAGGTCGATTCAAGTGTCCAACTATCAAGCACCAGTAGGAACAAAAAGGACTTGACTAGGGTAAACGTAACTGTGGCAGTTGATGTGTTGTTTGCTAGTGCAATAGAGATAGCACAATTTTGTTTAATGAACAATCATATATAACACAGTTTGTTCAATAAGGTATGTACACAAAATAGCAGCataggaaattcttcattttaccaGTATATGTATTTCTAGATCCTTGAATCGGTACTAATCAAGCCAATAATTAGTATTAAGTATTATTACTGTCCATCAAGCTTATCGCACCAAACCCTGTAAGAGTATCTTTTCTGGGGATAACTAGACAGGTTAAATCCTAATTGGATGGGACTAAATCCGTAGTCATGCCATGAATCAGATCTCTTATGAGTATCCATCTGACTGAGAAATGTGCACTGAGCTTGTAGATGGATGGAATTGATTACCATTGAATATTTAGGTGAAATTAGGTCCCTCTTGCATTCATTGGTAGATGGTTGCTACTTGCACCAGGGACCAGACTTGATTTTATCAACTAAGTGCCTTTATTATTATTCATGACAACATCATCCATGATAACAGTTAATCGTAATACCACTGCTGACAATGAAGGGGAATAAAGGTACAAGAAAGAGATTTTACACATTGATTGATAATATTGATCCAGACGTTAAAAATATAAGGACACTTTTCAATGTTGAGCCAAGACTTTGATATTTATCATGTCAAAGGCAAATCATCCTTAATTATGCAGCAATGTTCTTGCCATGAATTGGCCAGATGTGCAATACCAGAACATGTAGCAATGCTTACTGTGTGAAGTTCAGATTTCCTATTCTACTAAGCAAGCGACACAATGTAGTTGAGTTATCAAGCATGAAAAGCACTGTGGACTTACCTCATTGTTTGCTCGTCCATCAAATCAGGTGAACAGATTCATCAGAATCTGGAAAATTCGAAATACACTGGCATCCACATGACACCAGCTGTAGTAAAAAATCATGACCTCCCATATCCAAAGTTGTTTCACAGAACAATCGACTAGAACGGCATTATCTTGTCAAAGAAAGAAATGTCCATCACTTGAGAGTACACCATGAAAgaatcaaggggggggggggggagacaAAGTTGACAAAATGCCCTGCACAGCACCCATAGTGCTATAAATGGAGTGGAATGAAGTACATTTGAACACATATATATTATGTCATAGTTGGAGCTACCAGAGGAGCGGGTTTAGGAAAAGCAGCAAAGCTGATGTCTCTGGTTACTGGATGGAATGCGGCATTCTTCTCAAGGTGCTCCCATATAAGCCTTCTCCGCTCCTCAGTTGCGGCTTGCTTCTCTTCCTCCTCTTGGAAATTTTTCTGACAAGCCAACAGCAGCTTCTGATCCATGtcaaagaacattttcctgacatTCATTGTAACATTCAGAACCGATTGGTTCCAATGCAAACGAGCATTCCTTTCGAGAGCTGGATATATGATTGGCAAGATAACTTGGTGGTTTTGAGAGATCAAACCGAACAAGTGCTCATTGTTCCACAGGAATAAGGCTCTTTCAGCAACCTGTAAGCAGGAATAATATTCTTAGTTTCTAGGCTAGGAGTGTATgaattgtagaataaatcatgtCACAAACAAAAACAACAGGTTTCTCCATCCATCAGCGCATGGCGCATAGAAGTGTTCCACATCTGTAAAGCTTTATATAGGTATACAAAGAAACAAAATATCCAACAAACAACATAAGGAAAAAGGAAAGAATGTATTTTGCATTGGTGTGATTACTCAGCATTAGCCCTTGTGGCCAATTAAATAGCAGCTAAATCCAAATGTGAAGAATCTCTGAAGGGAATTCTTTGAGCAAAATATAATTTGAAAATGAATATAACAGAACATATCTTGGCGGTAAATGTGATGCTAGTTTGAAATACAAATACCACCCACAAGAATCAATTGAAATGACTCCCTTAACTAAATGAGTGTTCTGACAACCAACTATATGCGCTATAAGCTAGTAAAgaaatttaatcaaacaacaaACACTGGCAATAGGATATTGCAGATTGATATCCTAGGACAAAATTTCACCTGAAAATGAGAGCTATTCAAGCAGTGTGCAACCCTCCGAAACAATGGGACCATGCACTTCTGGAATTCAGGCATTTCTGTCAATTCCAGCACCTCCTCCAACTCCCCCAAGAACATCATCTCCTTCTGACTGTTCGTCACTGGCCAGTACTTCAACAGGCCTCTGATCACAGTCCCTGAGAGCTTTGGTTCCTTGTCAATAAACTGTGTAATGCAGTATGTCAACTGCGGCAGATACATGCCCACTGTCTTCGGTTTATGAAGAGGAATCAATGCCTTCCACAGAAATAACTTATGCTCCTCCTTCAGTGGTTTCGCAAACCCACTAATCACACTCCCAAACACCTCCAAGAGTTCGGCAATCCCATTGTGACGATCAGCGTCGGATACAAACCTATAGAAGATATTACTCACAGCCTTGCGGATGAAGGGCCGATTACCCATGAATTTTCCATATATCCTATGCAATACTGTCTTCAGGCAATCCCTTTCTCTAGGATCATCAGAATCTAACAAATCAAGCAGCCTGGAGATGAAGGAATTGTCCATGTACTTGCGAGCCACCTTCACATCAACGACAGGAGAGGTGACGAACCGGAGGAGCAGCTCGTATACGACCTGTAAGTGGTACCATGAGGGGTCAAAGAACGGATCGTCCTCGTCAGCCTCGGCAGCTGCCCCGGTGCCTGGCCGGACCTTGGGCGGGAAGACCCTGAACAGGTTGATGGCAAACATACGCACACAGGCCGAGACCATCGCCTCCGTGAGGGGCTCCTCCGCCGTGCCAAGGCAGTCGACGAGAGACATGAGCACCTGCCGCTTTCTCTCCCTCTCCGGAGAGTCCCGGCCCCGGTCGTTGGAGAAGTCGAACAACACGCAGCAGACGTTCAGCTTCCGGAGGAACACGTCCTCCCTTGTCTCCCCCTCCGCTCCGGCGATAGCCGCGAGCGGAGGAGACGCCCGCATCGAGTCCCACTGCCTCCCATTCACGTCATACGACGTTGGGGACTTGGGCGGCGGAGATCCCCAGCCCCCGCCTCCGCCGGATTTCGGCGACTTCCCCGAGAGCTTACCAAGGAACTGCTTCCACATGGCGGCAGCAGGCAGTCCGTAGCGCCGACCCACCTCGAGTCAGACACCCATTTCAAGGAACCATGGACGAACCCACTACCCGCCACCCACCCAGGACACGCAGCGGCAAAGCAAATCTTGCAAGGCAACGAACCGGGTCGGCTGCCGCGACCCGTGCAGCTGTCGGAGCGCCGGTCACAGACCCCGCAATGGCTGTGTGGGGGTTTTAGATCCGGAGGCGGGACGCCGAGGCCGCCGCCATGGATGGGATCTCGGAGGAGGAGGGGGGGCAGAAAGTGCAGAGCCTTTGGCGTTTTGGGCGGAATCGCAGTGGGAGCCGAGCGGGGAGAGGAGCTGGAGTTTACAGCTGTTTGCGGGGAACGATGGCCACCGGAAGAAGGAAGGGGTGGCAGGATGCATCTCGGCCGTCCGTTTGGGATTGGATTCCCATCTATCGCACGATGGAAGGTTTTGAGGTTTCGTGTGGTCTGAAAAGAAAATGCCAATCCTTCTTTCGAATTCACAAGTCTGCAAAATCAcagaaatagaaaacagaaatgTAGTGCACGAACCTTGGAACAAAGTTGGTTGCCATTTCACATAAAAAATCATTCGCAAGGAAGTGGTCTACGCACGGACAATGAGATATAATTATTTTTTCCGAATGTTAGTAGGAGAGTTACCAAATTCATTGATCAGAAAGAGGCATTACAAGAACACCTCCGAAGGGCTAgtgcaaaaggaaaagaaaaaaaagactAGTCGGCACCCCCGCAATCCGAAGCTCCGCCAACAACCGTGAACAGCATCGGAATCCATCATCGGGTCTACAAGGTGACGCCTCCAAGTAGGTACTAGTGTCGAGGACACCACCGTCACCCGATCTGGCACGGCCTGATTTTGGGTTTTCACCCGGAGACCTCAAGCCATGGGGTAACAAGAGCAGCGAGCTCCACGACGATACctccaaggaggaagacgacatCCGTAGACACCATTACCGTCGGCACCGACAAGATCGATACAAGATTTTCATCAGGAGCCGAGTCTTCCACCAACCATCCCAGGATCTGAGGCCTTCCCAGTGCCATCAGGCCGAACAAGCCCAAGCCCACACTACCAGAACACAAAATGGTCACCGTCGCACGCAGGAACTCAACGAGCACACGCCAACCTGACCGGTCTGCACCGCCGCATGCAGGCCCTGGGCGAGCCAAACTAGATCTGACCATCCTCTGCCTCCGTGCGCAAAACTGGGAGAGGGTCCGCACCGCAGCACACCAGAAAATCCGAGGTAGAATCGGAACTGGTCAGTATGCACCACCGCGCGCTGGAACTAGGTGAAAACCAAGCGAAAACTAACCGTCATACACCACCGCGCGCCAAGACTGGATTATCCGTACTCGATCTGGTCTGTCTAAGCCTCCTCTAGCACCAGGCGCACACTAGACGACGCCACTGCTCATAGGAGCTAGACGTGGACACGCTTGAAGGAGGAAACCACCAGCATCTGTCGACACCACTATGCTACTACCTCCACCAGCCCGACCCGGCGGTATGATCTGGCCACAGGATCACCAGAGCCCAGATCAGGTTTGGACACTACGAGCCCCACACCGCCCCTAAAAGAGCatggtgcccccatgtttggttttggtaattgatgacaatcccTGTCGACTAATGGTCGCCTTGGGATATACTTGAAGGGTTTATCCACAgactttgcttgaagaccatttGTTGGTTTCAAGGTTATAAGGAGAAGATAAGACACAAGGTTGATCAAGATTAAGTCAAacagtgaatcaagttgatcaacacacaaagcgtcgaagatgtaccgagagggctCAAGTGATcacatggtatggtaagcattatCCATTACGCTTTGTTGTACTAACCCGtggtctacgtgagagttctttgtggggttaggtatgtttccatgggCGTGCATCAAAAGAAAGATATCACAtaacccatggaggatgacatcaagtgatGGTCGTCATCAAGGTTGTgatgtgcaagttcaagtggagtaTCACAAAGAGAtcatgcttgaagcttgccatccattgtggtgacaatggacttgtgaacaTATActgaagagtggctcacccatagtggggTATGGGGGAGAAATCTACTAGTCTTCAttgagccaacacaatcaagaaaggtggtccaacttgaggaggtcaagatcgtcatcatctagctcaagtggattATGTGTAAGGCAAAGGTTTGTCCTTGGTAGGTTTTCTATCTTACCTGTCTCATGGTGTTAGTCGGTAGACCAGGTTATAAGATCGGTAGTCATACTATCAAGGGGCTCTCTCGAGTGAGTAGCTTGATGGTATCGTTCATAGAGAGCTTAAACCTTTGCATCCTtggcatcatctttcttggttcttgtttgatttttctctttgtgagttttggagcttgtggtattctTCTCGACAAGCTCAAGTTCATCGAGAACGGTTTTTGTTTGCTTCATCTAGTATTTTTTTTTTATGTTGAAGTTTATGTCGGTTCTTCACCGATGGAGGTTTCACACCTCTATAAGTCTATATCATAGGCATATTTCTCTTGCCGATTCTGAAGATATGCATTTGTGATTTGACAACTCTTGTCGTTAGCTTTCCatcaagcttgagttcatcgcaATTAGAGTTCATTTGCAGAAGTTATGGTAGCTTTGGTCTTACCTGGTTCTTCTGTTTTGCTTGGGCTATTTTGCAGCACCcaagcggtagtactgctcgGTACCATGGTAGTACCGCTTCATGCGGTACTTCTATTGTGGTCTACTGCAACTACTTCTACTTGGGAAAATGCTTCTGGAACGTATCACGAATTTCATGGTAGTAGAGAGTGGTAGTAGAGCGGTAGTACTACTCtaagcggtagtactgctccccaAGCGGTAGCACTGCTCTGGCAGAACCACCGCTCTTGTATTTCTGCCTCGTTGGGTTGCGATGGTCATGCtaagtggtagtaccgcttgtgcAGGACCAGTGGGCATAACGGTTGGATTCGAGGGGGGGTATTTAAgtgggtcttcttccccaatggttcttaTATTTTGAGCTCATGTTTGCTCTCCATTggtgaccttctttgagcttgctatcTCTCAGTCCCTCCAATGATCcttgctagttcttgagggaaaagagGGAGGAGGTCTAGATCTACATTTTCAcaaatcactttctcctctatgtgaggggaaccccttggatccatatcttggagttctttgtgttctcttcttcgttcttcctctcattttccacCATAGCATTACTTGTTgtggtgggatttgggagagaacGACTTGGGCACTCcatgtgcccttgccattgcatttggtgcataggtttgagttctccacggtgatacttggaagtgaagtttgagtagcttattactcttgggtgcttggtaccctagAGCTTGTTTCTCATGGGTGCTTGGGCACCCTAGAGGGTTGGTGGTGTCTTGGAGCTCAATCATCGTGATGTAAAGCTCTGGACAAGCGTCGGGatctccaattaagttgtggaaaTTGCCCCAAGAAATTTGTACGGGTTCCAGTGATCgtccccaagggttgccattttgTACGAGTTCAgcgaccgccctcaagggtcccttagtggaataaCGACATCTtacattgtgtgagggcgtgaggagattacggtggccctagtggcatTTTGGGGAGCATTGTACCTCCACACcactccaaacggagattagcatctgCAAGGGTGTGTAATTCGGAATGCAccatcgtctccgcgtgcctcggttatctcttactaAGCCCTTTACTTGTgaactttactttgtgatagccatggTGTTTCATGATATATATTTTGCTATCATTTAGTTGTCTATCTTGTTTAGCATAAGTTGTTGTTGCACATAGGTGAACCTAGTTgatttaggttttgtgcttgacaaattaaacACTAGTTTTATTCTGCATTTTTTCAAGCCTAAACCATAATTATTTTAAagtacctattcaccccccctctaggcgacatccatgaTCTTTTATTGGTATTAGAGCCTTGTTTCTCATTATTAGGCTTCACCGCCTAGAGATTAAAGATGTCGACTAGGGTATTAGGATTCTTTGACACTCTTAGTTTCAATGGCATGAATTTTTATGTTTCTGCAATTCACATGCTTAATCTCTctagggtcatggacccaaatttagagcgaattgtagatatgtggttttctcctccaaaggatcctcaaaggttatctttagaggatgagaaaaactcttatctcaatgctcaatCTCCTAATGTGCTTTTcaatgctttgagcaatgtagttatatttcaactcatggcgtttcgggatgctcatgagttgtgcacaaagcttcaagataaatatgtgTGTCCAAGATTTACGAGGATGATTGTTCTTCCTCCATCTCCGGGCGTGTAgtgttctcaacttcttctacttctcCAACATGTGGTTTGCCACATGGTAATGAAATGGTGAGTAGTGTTAGTCATTGCAATGGTGATAGTGAGCTTATTACTGTTGATCCTTCATCGCTATCTTATTGCAATGTTTCATCTTTGGATTCACACTTCGAGCACCCTacatgtttcacatgcttgtgttgataattgatacgtctccaacgtatctattattttttattattccatgctattattgTATCAATATTGCatgttttatatgcaattatatatatatatatatcattttttaggactaacctattaacctagtgccaaGTGCAATtcctgtttttttgcctgttatTGCTTTTCCAGGAAATTAGTACCATACGAAGTCCAAATGCTACGAAActtttttgatgatttttttctagaCAAGAGAGACCCTAGAAGCTTTGGGAGGAGACCAGAAGGCAACAGGGCGCGCCTTGATGCCTTGTGGGCCTCTTGTGTCTCCGTCTGACCtaattccacctctataaattctctaaaatcgGGAAACCAACAGAGAGCCACCCAAAATACTTTTTCCCCCGCCGCAAGTTTCTGTTCATCCACGATCCCATCTGGAGGTCTTTCccgcaccctgccgaagggggaattgatatgtctccaacatatctataatttttttattgttttatgctattatattatctgttttggatgttttatatgcattaatatgctattttatactattttggggactaacctactaacctagagcccagtgtcagtacctgtttttttcctttttttagagtttcgcagaaaaggaataccaaatcgaataaaacttttgcgatgatttttcttggaccagaaaaCATCCATAGGACTTAGAGTGCAAGTCAGagaagccacgaggcggccacaatgacggagggcgcgcccccacccttgtggggccctcATGACTCCACTGACCTAGTTTCTttacctatatattctcatatacCCCAAAACCAGCAGAGAGAGccatgaaaacacttttccaccgtcgcaaccttctgtacccgtgagatccccatctaggggcctttttcggcgtcctaccggagggggattcgatcacgcagggcttctacatcaacaccattgcccttccgatgaagcgtgagtactttaccatagacctacgggtccatagctagtagctagatggcttcttctctctctttgattatcaataccatgttctccttgatgttcttggagatctattcaatgtaatacttttttgcggtgtttTCGCCGAGaatcgatgaattgtggatttatgatcagcttatctatgaatattttttgaatcttctctgagttcttatatgcatgatttgatatcttcgcaagtctcttcaaactatcgatttggtttagccaactagattggtttttcttgcaatgggagaagtgcttagctttgggttcaatcttgcggtgcctttcccagtgacagtaggggtagcaaggcatgtatagtattgttgccatcgaggataaaaagatggggttttcatcatattgcttgagttaattcctctacatcatgtcatctcgcttaatgcgttactccgttctttatgaacttaatactctagatgcacgctggatagcgggcgatgtgtggagtaatagtagtagatgcagaatcgttttggtctacttgacacggacatgatgcctatattcatgatcattgccttagatatcgtcacaactttgcgcttttctatcaattgctcggcagtaatttgttcacccaccgtaatattttctatcttgagagaagcctctagtgaatcctatggcccccgagtctatcttccatcatacaagttctattttccatcatacaagttctagtttccatcatattagttccgatttacttcctttgcaatcttttactttccgatctataaaccaaaaacaccaaaaatatttactttaccgtttatctatctctatcagatctcacctttgtaagtaaccgtgaagggattgacaacccctttatcgcattgggtgcaagttgttgtttgtttgtgcaggtattcggtgacttgtgcgttgtctc
Coding sequences within it:
- the LOC125551446 gene encoding serine/threonine protein phosphatase 2A 57 kDa regulatory subunit B' kappa isoform-like, whose protein sequence is MWKQFLGKLSGKSPKSGGGGGWGSPPPKSPTSYDVNGRQWDSMRASPPLAAIAGAEGETREDVFLRKLNVCCVLFDFSNDRGRDSPERERKRQVLMSLVDCLGTAEEPLTEAMVSACVRMFAINLFRVFPPKVRPGTGAAAEADEDDPFFDPSWYHLQVVYELLLRFVTSPVVDVKVARKYMDNSFISRLLDLLDSDDPRERDCLKTVLHRIYGKFMGNRPFIRKAVSNIFYRFVSDADRHNGIAELLEVFGSVISGFAKPLKEEHKLFLWKALIPLHKPKTVGMYLPQLTYCITQFIDKEPKLSGTVIRGLLKYWPVTNSQKEMMFLGELEEVLELTEMPEFQKCMVPLFRRVAHCLNSSHFQVAERALFLWNNEHLFGLISQNHQVILPIIYPALERNARLHWNQSVLNVTMNVRKMFFDMDQKLLLACQKNFQEEEEKQAATEERRRLIWEHLEKNAAFHPVTRDISFAAFPKPAPLVAPTMT